One segment of Desulfosudis oleivorans Hxd3 DNA contains the following:
- a CDS encoding DUF5131 family protein, translated as MKSKIEWTESTWNPFTGCTKISSGCQNCYAEKMARRLKAMGNPKYKNGFKFTIHRELFEFPQQHRKPLTIFVNSMSDTFHEKADDDVVVSLFDSMAKAPWHTFQVLTKRSMRAKDIAAQIEWAKNVWLGVTVESTENLFRLDHLKDIPAAVRFLSLEPLLGPLPNLDLNGIDWVIVGGESGPKSRPMEEDWVLEIKELCLQAKVPFFFKQWGGINKKRAGRLLENRTWNNYPRTNRKIYRGHRTQLV; from the coding sequence ATGAAAAGCAAAATTGAATGGACTGAATCCACTTGGAACCCTTTCACCGGATGCACAAAGATAAGCTCCGGTTGCCAGAATTGCTATGCAGAAAAAATGGCCCGTAGGCTTAAGGCGATGGGAAACCCAAAATATAAGAATGGATTCAAGTTCACAATTCATAGGGAGCTGTTTGAATTTCCACAACAACACAGAAAGCCGCTTACCATCTTCGTCAACTCGATGAGTGATACTTTTCACGAAAAGGCAGATGATGATGTTGTTGTTTCGCTCTTCGATTCAATGGCAAAAGCACCCTGGCACACATTCCAAGTATTAACCAAAAGGTCTATGCGGGCGAAAGACATCGCCGCTCAAATTGAATGGGCCAAAAACGTATGGCTTGGTGTTACTGTTGAATCAACAGAAAACCTATTCCGATTGGACCATCTTAAGGATATTCCTGCGGCAGTGAGGTTTTTATCATTGGAACCACTTCTCGGTCCATTACCCAATTTGGATCTTAATGGAATAGACTGGGTTATCGTCGGCGGCGAGTCAGGGCCAAAATCACGCCCGATGGAAGAAGATTGGGTGCTCGAGATTAAAGAACTCTGTCTCCAAGCTAAAGTACCATTCTTCTTTAAACAATGGGGCGGTATAAACAAAAAGCGAGCGGGTAGGTTGCTTGAAAACCGAACATGGAATAACTATCCAAGAACAAACCGAAAAATTTATCGTGGTCATAGAACTCAACTTGTTTAA